One window of Quercus robur chromosome 5, dhQueRobu3.1, whole genome shotgun sequence genomic DNA carries:
- the LOC126725899 gene encoding PAP-specific phosphatase HAL2-like, translated as MPLYCSGLARRVPHVLGSGRIINNHLISHHVGTLFFSHHHNSSKHNLVSLSKFNQSCLCCSSSSSIMEDQTKLDSTPSESEKYSKEVEVAVRAVQMACALCQRVQGNLISKTNGQVQSKDDNSPVTVADWSVQATVSWLLSESFGSKNVSIVAEEDIQKLCKADAAGLLATVSNTVNECLAEAPRFGLKGPNISLGTSEVLEAISRCNSTGGPTGRFWTLDPVDGTLGFVRGDQYAVALALIEDGQVVLGVLGCPNYPMRKEWLSYHHRYHRIISKLTPPTSESWDKGCVIYARRGSGKALMQPLLHVNQKLVWPNSVRPVRVSSIDNPSLATFCEPVEKANSSHSFTAGVAHSMGLRKQPLRVYSMVKYAAIARGDAEIFMKFARAGYKEKIWDHAAGVVIIQEAGGVVTDARGRPLDFSKGIYLEGLDRGIIACAGPKLHDKIISAVDASWDSSSL; from the exons ATGCCTTTATATTGTTCAGGTCTGGCTAGGAGAGTTCCACATGTCTTAGGAAGTGGAAGAATAATCAACAACCACCTTATTTCCCACCACGTAGGAACTTTGTTCTTCTCACACCACCACAACTCATCAAAACACAATCTTGTTTCTCTATCAAAGTTCAACCAAAGTTGTTTgtgttgttcttcttcttcttctataatGGAGGACCAGACAAAGCTGGACAGTACACCCTCAGAATCAGAAAAATATTCCAAAGAAGTGGAAGTTGCTGTAAGAGCTGTGCAAATGGCTTGTGCTCTCTGCCAGAGAGTGCAAGGCAATTTGATTTCCAAAACCAACGGTCAGGTCCAATCCAAGGATGACAATTCTCCTGTCACTGTTGCAG ATTGGAGTGTCCAAGCAACAGTCAGCTGGTTGCTATCTGAGTCCTTTGGGAGTAAAAATGTGTCCATAGTTGCTGAAGAAGATATTCAAAAACTCTGCAAGGCTGATGCAGCTGGACTATTAGCAACTGTATCGAACACTGTAAATGAATGTCTAGCTGAAGCACCTCGTTTTGGACTCAAAGGTCCAAATATTTCCCTTGGGACCTCAGAGGTTCTTGAAGCCATAAGCCGTTGCAACTCAACTGGGGGTCCTACTGGAAGATTTTGGACACTTGACCCTGTTGATGGCACATTGGGGTTTGTCCGTGGGGATCAATATGCTGTAGCTCTAGCACTGATAGAGGATGGGCAAGTAGTGCTTGGAGTTCTTGGGTGTCCAAATTATCCAATGAGAAAGGAATGGCTAAGTTATCATCATCGCTACCACAGAATTATTTCTAAGTTGACTCCACCAACATCTGAGTCTTGGGACAAAGGTTGTGTGATTTACGCTAGGAGAGGTAGTGGTAAGGCTTTGATGCAACCACTGCTCCATGTAAATCAGAAGTTAGTCTGGCCAAACTCTGTAAGGCCAGTTCGAGTGTCTTCCATTGATAATCCATCATTGGCAACCTTTTGTGAACCAGTTGAGAAGGCAAATTCAAGCCACTCCTTCACAGCAGGAGTGGCTCACAGCATGGGGCTTAG GAAGCAACCACTAAGAGTATACAGTATGGTCAAATATGCTGCTATAGCCCGTGGAGATGCTGAGATTTTTATGAAGTTTGCAAGGGCAGGCTACAAGGAGAAAATATGGGATCATGCAGCAGGAGTTGTTATCATACAGGAGGCTGGTGGAGTGGTAACTGATGCCAGAGGGCGACCACTTGACTTTTCAAAGGGCATTTACCTAGAAGGTCTTGATCGAGGTATAATTGCATGTGCTGGACCCAAACTACATGACAAGATCATCAGTGCTGTTGATGCTAGCTGGGACTCCTCAAGTCTATAA